The Staphylococcus simiae genome includes the window GACCAAATGTCATTGATTACTATTTGAAACATAGTCAAATTGAAACGATTATGTCTCAGTTTAATCTTATAGATAACCGACCAGAAGATTTATTAGATGCTATCCATGATAAAAATGTTAAAGTTCTTGCTCGTGGCCCAGTATTTAAAGGGTTACTAACAGCGAATAGCGTTGATGCACTTGACCAAAAGTTTAAAGACGGTATATTTGACTATACTCACGACGAGTTAGGAGAAACGATTGCGTCTATCAAAGAAATTGAAAGTAATTTAACTGCTTTAACATTCAATTATTTAACATCACACGATGCTTTAGGCTCAATTATCGTGGGTGCTAGCACTGTTGAGCAACTTGATGAAAATATTGAAAATTACTACAAAAATGTTAGTTTAGATCAAATCAAAGCTGCAAGAGAACGCGTTAAAGATTTACAATATACAAATCATTTAATCAACTAACATCTATTATTACAGTTAAATTGATATCTACTTTGTTTTACTTGAAATATAGCAACCAAATTTAGATCATTGCTCAAATCATTTTTAGATAAGTCAAAATAATTTAAACCTTCTATATAGCTAACTATTTTCAGTTATATAGAAGGTTTTTTAGGTTCTCTAACAAATCGGATTGATACATAATTAAATTTTCAAGCCTCGTACCCCAGCTTAGGAGTCTTGGCTTCAAAATAATTTATATTTTAAATTATTCACTTTTTCTTTATCAGTCAAAAAAATAGAGAACCTATTAATATTGCTTTTTATAGATAATATCGTAAACATCACAATCTTTTGATTGCTGGTTAATACCCACACCTAGGACTTGATTTTGTAGCACCAATAACTTAAATTTCTCTGCAATAAACTGTTGTTCTGTTGAATTTAAAGAATTAAAACATTCTTGGCCAATCAAATCACGAAGTTGAAACGCTTCAAAAGCTTTTTTATCTTGTGCATTTGTTATAGCTTGTTGAACTATCCCTTCTATACTACAAATCAATGTTACTCCCCCTTGTCAACTTTATTACTAAACAGTCTTTTAAAATTTTTTTCAGCAAATCGTGGTGCCAGTTGATACATTTTCAACATATAATGCATCCAACGAGGCGCATTAATTTCTAACTGTCTATTAAGAATACCTTTAATAATTTTATCTGCAAGCTCATCCGCATTAATCATTAATTTTTCAACTTTTTTAGCATATGTGTTGCTAGGATCTGCTTTTTGATGAAATGGTGTGGCTATTGGCCCAGTGTTAACTGTCATAATATGCAATGTTGGTTCTTCTAATCTTAAAGCGTTTAATAATGCATAAATTGCTGCTTTTGAGGCACCGTAGTGAGCCGCATATGCTTGAGTAACAAATGCTGCTTGACTTGTAATGCCAACAATATGGCCATCATCATTGATAAATGGTCGTAATACAGATAACAATAAATTAAAAGCTATAAGATTCAATTGATATGTATTAATCATTTCTTTATCATTATGTTGGTCTATAGCTTTAAAGTAACCCATTCCAGCGCTATAGATAAAGCCGTCTATGTTGGGTAATGATGCGAAAATATTAGCTAAATGTTGTATGTCTTCTTGGCAAGTTAAATCGCATGATACAATTTTTATTAACTCGGGATATTGATTTTTATATAATTGATGTGCTTTGTTTGTATCACGCACTAACAATGTTACATGAACTTTTTTGGCCAACAATTTTAAGACAAGTGCTTTACCAAGTCCACTTGTTCCACCTGTAACAACATAATGTTGTCCTATCAAGTTACTTCCCCCTTTTCTGCTATAACTATACTCTATATTATTTTTATTATTACTTACATGACAATGAGACTCATTATGTTAATATATTATTATAATAAGTAACTAGACAATACAAATCAAAAATTAAAGGGATGTGGCATTAATGAAACTTGTATTTTATGGCGCTGGAAACATGGCTCAAGCAATATTTACTGGCATCATTAACTCTAGTAATTTAGATCCTAATGATATTTACTTAACAAATAAGTCTAACGAACAAGCGTTGAAAGATTTTGCTACTAAACTAGGTGTTAATTATAGTTATGATGATAAACAATTATTAAAAGATGCTGATTATGTATTTTTAGGGACTAAACCTCATGATTTTGATGCGCTTGCTGAACGTATAACTGAACATGTTAGTGAAAGTAATCGTTTCATTTCTATCATGGCTGGTATACCTATAGATTACATTCAACAACAATTAAATTGTAAAAATCCTATCGCACGAATTATGCCAAATACTAATGCACAAGTTGGTCATTCCGTAACTGGAATCAGTTTTTCAACTAATTTCGATCCCAAATCTAAAGATGAAGTGAACGACCTAGTTAAAGCTTTTGGCTCTGTTATTGAAGTGTCTGAGGATCACTTACATCAAGTTACTGCCATCACTGGAAGCGGTCCAGCATTTTTATATCATGTCTTTGAACAATATGTTAAAGCTGGTACAAAATTAGGTTTAGAAAAAGAACAAGTCGAAGAATCTATTAGAAATTTAATTATAGGGACAAGTAAGATGATTGAGCGTTCAGATTTAAGTATGGCTCAATTACGTAAAAATATTACCTCCAAAGGTGGTACAACTCAAGCTGGCTTAGACACATTATCTCAATATGATATCGTGGCCAATTTTGAAGACTGTTTAAATGCTGCAGTTGAACGAAGTATTGAATTATCTAATGTTGAAGATTAATCACTATAAATATTCCTCATAAACTAAATTTTAAGGGTTCTCTAACAAATCAGACTGATACATAATTAAATTTTCAAGCCTCGCTATGCCCAACCTGCATTGCATGAAAAAACTGGACAACCAGTTTTTCTGTGTTGGGTCCCTTCCTAGGGTGCTATCTCAGCCTGTAGTCTTCGACTAGCACTGCTCCCTTAGGAGTCTCGGCTTCAAATTAATTTTCGTTTTAAATTATTCATTTTTTATATATCAGTCCTAAAAAGTAGAGAACCATTTTAAGGGAGTAATATTAAGAAATACATTTTTGAAAACTTATTTCTTAATATCGCTCCCTTATTTATTGTTTTGTAATCAGTAAGTTGACTATATTTAATTGTAATTAATAAAGTAAGTGCTTATATTGATTTCAAAGTAAATTTATATCTTAAAACTATCAAAATCTTTAACAAAGCTAAAGTGTGGTGTATCTGCACTATTCTGTAATTCTTGATTAATTTGTTCGATATCTTCAACATTGTAACGGTTACTTAAATGCGTGATTAAACTATGTTTTACTTGGGCCTTCTTTATCAGCTCAAAAACATCATCAATGTGGCTATGATGATAATTATTAGCGAGTGTTTTTTCACCTTCTATATAAGTCGCTTCATGTATCATTAAATCTGCATTTTGTGCTATGTATTGTTCATTGGCACAAGGTTTCGTATCACCAAAAACAGCAATAATAGGACCTTTTTTTGATTGTCCTCTAAAATCTTGTGATTGATAAAGATGTCCATTATATTCAAATGTATCTTGTAATTTAACTTCTTGATACTTAGGGCCAGGTTCTAAACCAATAGCTCTTAGCGCCTGTACATTAATGGTACCTGTTGTTTCTGGGGCTTCAATACGATAACCATATGATGGTATCCCATGATTTAAGATACGTGCTTCTACAGTAAAACCTTCATGACTATATGATAAGTCCTCATCAATTTCAATATATGTAATAGCATAATTTAAATGAGATTCTGATAATGATAGTGACATTTCCACAAAATCTTTAATACCTTTTGGCCCTATTAATGTAAGGGGCTTTCCATCGCCTCCTTGGAATGATCGACTTGAAAGTAGGCCGGGTAAGCCAAAAATATGATCACCATGCATATGTGTGATAAAAATATGGCTCACTTTTCCTAATTTCAGAGAATGATGTAAAATTTGATGTTGTGTGCCTTCTCCAACGTCGAACAGCCATATGGAATTAGAATACGGTTCTAAGTTTAATGCAATTGCTTGTGTATTTCTTTCTTTTGTAGGTAAACCGGCACTCGTACCAAAAAATGTAACATCCATATATGCCCCTCCTTTTCTTCAATTTATTTTATCATAAAATCATGGTCGTTATTATTTGGTGGATTTTATAATCAACTTAGCCACCTATAAATAAAAAACGTCACGTGAATTTCATGTTATTATTGAGGCTCTCACACTCTTCAATAAAGGATGAATTCACATGACGCAAAATCATTGTAACACGATAAAACATAAAGGAACACACCTAACTTATGAAGAACGCATTCGTATCGAAACCCTTAAAGATTTAGGCTTTTCTAATCGTGCTATTGCACGTGAATTAGGACGTGCGCCTCAAACTATCCATAATGAAATAAAACGCGGTACTACACGTCAAATTTCACGCCAAAAATATCAAGATAAAGTTTATGAATATGAACAATTCCAATATATTCCATCACTCGCACAACAAAATTACTACAAGAATCGACAACGTTGTGGCGCACAATCTTTATGGCGGAAAAATCCTCATTTTATAGCTTGGGCTGATGACTTAATGATTCAACAACGTTGGTCACCTGAAGCTGTTGTGGCATGTGCTCATCGTGAAAATGTATTCCGTAAAGATTTAATACCATGTGTGACAACTTTATATGCTTGGATTAATGATAATATCATGGCGACTAAAAATATCCATCTTTTAGAGAAGTTAAAACGTCGAATGTCTAATCAAACTTATCATCGTACACATCGTCGTATTTTAGGTCCAAGTATTGAACAGCGTCCACAGGACGTCCAATCTCGTCAAACCTTTGGACATTGGGAAATCGATACTGTCATCAGTACCAAAGATAAATCTAAACCTGTCATCTTAACACTCGTTGAACGTGCTACACGTTTTGAAATCTTAAAGCTGATTAATGATAAAAGCGCTCATTCAGTCTCACAAGGATTAACATCAATATTTAAGCATTTAAAGTCGCTCACACCACATATATTCAAATCAATCACAGCAGATAATGGCTCAGAATTCGCATCATTATATGAAGAATTTGGTCATGACATCAATATTTATTTCGCACATCCATTTTCATCATTTGAACGTGGTACCAGTGAAAATCAACATAAAATGTTACGTCGATTTATACCTAAAGGAACTGATCTATCAACCGTGAGTCAATGTCGCTTAAAACAAGTGCAACAATTTATGAATGATTATCCTAGAAAAATCCTAGGCTATGACACAGCTCATCATAGAATGGCTCAAGCATTAAAAGTATTAAATCTATTATAGTTATTTAACAGCTAAATACTTTAGCTGTTACTAACCCAAGATGAGTCATAGATAGAATATCTACCACTCATCTTGGGTTTACAAAACAGAAAAGAGCCTAAAACGTTAGTACTACTTAAAAAATATAAGTGGCTAACTTAAACTTGAAATTTACGGTCGTTATTATTTTAAATTTTATTTAAAATTTTTACTAACTATATCTATGAGATGTATAGTCACACGTCTAAGGAACGTAAAAGAAGCCATTTTAGTGGTAAATAAATGACATCGTCTCATCTTTGTATGACTGACTAATTTTATAAAAGCTCATTCATCAACATCTTAACGATCAAACAGCTATTATCAATCGCACCATATTTAATGACAACTACTTTTGATGTAAGCTCATACTATATATACACAGTAACTTGAGTTATACTAAGCAGTAATAACAATTTTTTGTAATATTATAAGTAATTATATTTTAATAAAAGTTAATACATTCATAGCGACTTTTATTTAAGTGCAATACTCTCAGCATAGTATGTTAATGATTTGTTCGTGTTCGATGTTATACTAGTGATACTAAGATTATTTTTGGAAGTTAACCACTATAATAAAGTTAATGACCATCATATTTTGAAAGTTGTTGCGTCTTGTGTCGTTAGTGGCACAGTGGGCCTGAGATAAAAATATTTCACACTTAGATGCAAGCATTTGGTAGTAACTGTCTGATTTATAAAATGTTTGATTGTCCCGACGATAACTGTCAATCGCTTAATATTAAATCATGTATGCTATTTTCGCAGTCTCTTCAAGCAAATTATATGACGTTTGTGTCGCTTTTACCTTATAATATTAAATTATATATCTAAATAAGAATTGAGGTTTTAATCTTGAGTACTAACAACAAACATATTCCTTGTTTAATCACAATTTTTGGTGCAACTGGTGATTTAAGTCACAGAAAATTATTCCCATCTATTTTCCATCTTTATCAACAGGATAATTTAGATGAACATATAGCAATCATCGGTATCGGACGTCGTGACCTTACTAATGATGATTTCCGAAATCAAGTTAAATCATCAATTCAAAAGCACGTTAAAGATACACATAAAATAGATGCCTTTATGGAACATGTTTTTTATCATAAGCATGATGTCAGTGAAGAAGAAAGTTATCAAGAGTTATTAACATTTAGTAATAAGCTAGATGAAGAATTTAAATTACAAGGTAATCGCCTATTTTACTTAGCTATGGCGCCACAATTCTTTGGTGTCATTTCAGATTTCTTAAAATCATCTGGCTTAACTAAAACAAATGGCTTTAAACGTTTAGTCATTGAAAAACCTTTTGGTAGTGATTTGAAATCTGCAGAAGCACTTAATAATCAAATTCGTAAATCATTTAAAGAAGAAGAAATATACCGAATTGACCATTATTTAGGTAAAGATATGGTACAAAATATTGAAGTATTAAGATTTGCAAATGCTATGTTCGAACCATTATGGAATAATAAATATATTTCAAATATTCAAGTTACGTCTTCAGAAGTATTAGGAGTTGAAGATCGTGGAGGCTACTATGAATCAAGTGGTGCTTTAAAAGATATGGTACAAAACCATATGTTACAAATGGTTGCCTTATTAGCTATGGAAGCGCCTATTAGTTTAAATAGTGACGATATCCGTGCTGAAAAAGTTAAAGTATTGAAATCATTACGCCACTTACAACCTGAAGATGTTAAGAAGAACTTTGTTCGCGGACAATATGGTGAAGGCTATATTGATGGTGAAAAAGTTAAAGCATATCGTGATGAAGATCGTGTTGCCGATGATTCAGAAACACCTACATTTGTATCTGGTAAATTAACGATCGATAATTTTAGATGGGCTGGTGTTCCTTTCTATATCCGAACAGGTAAACGTATGAAAACTAAAACGATTCAGGTCGTTGTTGAATTTAAAGAAGTCCCTATGAATCTATATTATGAAACTGATAAACGTCTTGATTCTAATTTATTAGTCATTAATATCCAACCTAATGAAGGTGTATCGTTGCATTTAAATGCTAAGAAAAACACTCAAGGTATAGAAACTGAACCAGTACAATTATCATATTCTATGAGTGCACAAGACAAAATGAACACAGTAGATGCGTATGAAAATCTATTATTCGACTGTCTAAAAGGTGATGCGACTAACTTTACGCATTGGGAAGAACTTAAATCTACTTGGAAATTTGTAGATGCCATTCAAGATCAATGGAATATGATTGACCCAGAGTTCCCTAATTATGTTTCAGGTACTAACGGTCCACTAGAAAGTGATTTATTATTATCACGTGATGGTAATCAATGGTGGGACGATATTCATTAATTTAATGTTTATAATGTTCAAGCGAATAATAGAAATAGTATAGTCATCGATTATATACTATTTTCTATTACTCGCTTTTTCTATATAACTTATGATTAGTAAACTAATTTAACAAACCACTAACTTATAGGTGTATATTACTTAAAAATAATGTAAAATATAGGTAAATGATTGAATTAATTGGAGTGAAAGTTTTGGACGTTATCAAGCAAATACAACAGGCAATTGTTTATATTGAAGATCGTTTATTAGAGCCGTTCAATTTGCAAGAATTAAGTGATTACGTTGGGCTTTCGCCTTATCATCTTGATCAATCTTTTAAAATGATTGTCGGCTTATCACCAGAAGCTTATGCAAGAGCTCGTAAAATGACTTTGGCAGCTAATGATGTAGTAAATGGTGCAACACGCTTAATGGATATCGCAAAAAAGTATCATTACGCGAATTCTAATGATTTCGCTAATGATTTCAGTGATTTTCATGGTGTATCTCCTATTCAAGCATCAACTAAAAAAGATGAGTTACAAATTCAAAAGAGATTATATATTAAACTATCCACTACTGAAAGAGCTCCTTATCGCTATAGATTAGAAAAAACAGAAGATATTTCATTAGTTGGCTATGTTCGCTTTATTGAAACAAAGGATTTATCGCATCCTTTCAACGTACCCGATTTTTTAGAAGACTTGCTCATCGATGGTAAGATAAAAGAGTTAAGGCGTTATAATGATATCAGCCCTTTCGAACTTTTTGTCGTTAGTTGTCCTTTGGATGATGGTTTAGAAATTTTTGTAGGCGTTCCAAGTGAAAGGTACCCTGCTCACTTAGAAAGTAGATATTTACCTAGCAGACATTATGCTAAATTTAATTTACAAGGTGAAATTGATTATGCAACAAATGAAGCTTGGTACTATATTGAATCTAGTCTACAATTAACATTACCTTATGAACGCAATAGTTTATATGTTGAGGTCTATCCTCTTGATATCACATTTGAAGATTCATTTACTAAAATACAATTGTGGGTACCTGTTAAACAAGGTTCATATCATGAATATTAACAATTAACTAAAAGAGTAGTTTTTTACACTACTCTTTTTATTATTAACAAATTGAAAATTAGAGAGATGTTTACATATGTATGATGTCATCATAATTGGCGGGGGGGCCTGCAGGTCTTGCTAGCGCCTTAACATTAGGACGCGCACTTAAAACGACTTTAGTTATTAATAACGATAGTCCAAGAAATAAAGTTACTGAACATTCGCATGCTTTTTTAACTCAAGATGGTGTTACACCTAGTACTTTACGTCAAAGCGCACAACACGATGTTGACAAATATGCTGACGTAGAACGACTTAACGACACAGTTATTGATATTAAGAAGATTGAACAATATTTTGAAGTACAAACTTTAAATTCAACATTTAAAGCACGTAAAATAATGATTTGTACTGGTTTAAAACAAAAATTACCTACTATAGAAGGTATTGAAGATTGTTATGGCAAATCTGTTTTTTACTGTCCATGGTGTGATGGTTATGAACTCAAAGATCAATCGTTAATCGTATCTGTTCCATCTGAACATATTAGGTTTATGGCAAAATTAATTTCAAATTGGGTTAGCGATATTGTGATGAACCCTTCTGATGGCAACCATTTAACTCAAGAGGACATACAGTACTTTCAAAATAAAAAAATCCAACTTATAAATGGAAAAATTAAACGCTTTGAACATGATAATGGTCAACTAAGTCATGTTATTTTTGAAGATGGTAAGACTATCACACGTTCTGCTGATTTAGTTGGTATTGAATTGGATAGCCATTTCAACTTTTTAACATCATTAAATTTAAAACGAGCAGATGATGATAGTATTGATATCGATGAATTTGGAGAAACATCAGTTAGAGGTGTGTTCGTTGCTGGCGAATCATCAACGATTAGACCTTCACAATTGATTGACGCTGCTTCAAGTGGTAATAATATTGCTAAGTTTGTTGCAATGCAAATCATCGATGAAGATGATATTAAATAATATAACAATAACCTCAGAAAAGGATTTTAACTTTTCTGAGGTTATTTATTACTAGTTAATATGCGTTGATTTATAGCGACATTATTCTGTGTCAAATATAGCTTCTATGTTATGAATAATATTTAATTTTATAGCTAAGTATATGGTTTATTATCGTTACACATTCTAAATTTAGTCGTTAATTTCGGCTACAAATGCCTCAAATGGCTGTAGATGATTTAAATCAATATTATTATCATAATTATGCAGTTTTATCGTTAAGTCTGACTCATTAAATGTAGTATTAAGTTTTGATTTTTCTGCAGTTAAATTTCCTACAACCAATACTTTCTTATCATTTAATGTTCTCGTATAGGCAAATACGTTTCTATTGTCAGCATCTACTAAATCAAATGTACCATATACATAAATATCATCTGATTTACGTAATTGTATTAAGTCTTTGTAAAATTGTAATACTGAATGATCATCGTTTAATTGTTGAGCAACGTTGATCGTACGATAATTAGGATTGACCGGGAACCATGGTTGTCCTTTAGTAAAGCCGCCGTTTAAAGAATCATCCCATTGCATAGGAGTGCGTGAATTGTCACGATTTTCATCTTTATATTTAGCTAATAACGCCTCAACATCTCCACCTTGTTCTTTAACAATATTGTAATCATTTTTAACTGCAACATCATTAAATGTTTCAATACTCTCAAAAGGATAGTTTGTCATGCCTATTTCTTGTCCTTGGTAAATAAATGGTGTTCCTTGTTGTAAGAAGTATACTGCCGCATGACTTGTTGCAGATTCATACCAATATTGCTCATCATTTCCCCAAGTTGATACGCGTCTTGGTTGATCATGATTTTCAATAAATAATGCATTCCAACCCTTACCTTCGAGTTGCTTTTGCCATCTATTTAAAATATCTTTATAAGATTTAACATCAAATTTAGAGTCCCCACTATTCCATAAGCCTAAATGTTCAAATTGGAATATCATATTAAATTTACCATTTTGCTCACCAACCCATTCATCTGCATTATCAGGGCTGACACCATTAGCTTCTCCAACTGTCATAATGTCATATTGGCTTAATGATTTATCTTTCATTTCTTGAAGCCAATCCTGAATTCCTGGTTGATTCATATCAACATCAAAAGCCGGTGCATATGTTTTACCTTCTGGTACTGGTAGGTCACCTGCTTCGAATGTTTTTTTAATATGGGTAATGGCATCTACTCTGAAACCATCAATACCTTTATCAAACCACCAATTCATCATATCGAATACAGCATTTCTAACATCGGGGTTATCCCAATTTAAATCTGGTTGTTTTTTACTAAATAAATGGAAATAATATTGTCCTGTATGCGCATCATATTCCCAAGTTGAACCATTAAAAATACTTTCCCAATTATTAGGTTCAGAGCCATCTGGTTTAGGGTCTTGCCAAATATACCAATCTCTTTTTGGATTATCTTTACTAGATTTTGATTCAATAAACCAAGGATGCTCATCAGATGTATGATTAACCACTAAATCTAATATTAATTTCATATCTCTTTGATGAACTTCATTTAATAGCTGGTTAAAATCAGCCATTGTTCCAAATTCATCCATAATATCCATATAATCACTGATATCATAACCGTTATCATCATTCGGTGATTTGTACATTGGACTTAACCAAATTACATCAATACCTAAGTCTTTTAAATAGTCTAATTTATCAATAAGACCTGGTAAATCACCAATACCATCATTATTACTATCATTAAAACTTCTAGGATAAACTTGATATGCAACTGCTTCTTTCCACCATTGTTTAGTCATTTTAAAACTCCTTTATCTTTGTGTCGATTGTCGTATATTTAATTTAGTATCAACTAATGTATATTGTGCCTTGGGTTGTGGTGTATCATTTAGCATATTTAATACTGCTATACCTGCTAACTTACCTAACTCTTGTGGCTGAATATCTATGGTAGTTTGTGGTGGCGATGCATTAGCAGTTAAATATGAGTCATTAAATGTTGCTGTTATAACATCGTTCGGAATAGATATGTTAAGTTCATATAAAACACTTAGAACTGCTAGGTGCAACATGGCATCAGAGGTGATCACTGCTAACTTATTCCTTTTTAATAGAACAATATTTTCTTTAAAATATGTCATGATTTTATCTCTATTGATATCTAGTTCGACAATTTGATGCTTTATCTGCCGATTCATCACAGTTGTTTCAAAGCCTAATTTTCTATCTTTAAATACTTCAAAATGAGCTGGCTCACATATATAAATGATTTCATCAATATCTTGTGAAATAATATGTTCAGTTAAACGCTGTGAAGCTATAATATTATCATTATCAATATGAGGGATAGTTAAATCTTCATCATTAACAGGTTTGCCTAAGACGACAAAAGGTAGACCTTCTGAACTTAATAACTGTTTAACCGGGTCATCTTCTTTTGAATATAACAACACAAATGCGTCTACCATTCGTTGTTTAATCATTATATGAACTTCATTGACAATATCATCTA containing:
- a CDS encoding glycoside hydrolase family 13 protein produces the protein MTKQWWKEAVAYQVYPRSFNDSNNDGIGDLPGLIDKLDYLKDLGIDVIWLSPMYKSPNDDNGYDISDYMDIMDEFGTMADFNQLLNEVHQRDMKLILDLVVNHTSDEHPWFIESKSSKDNPKRDWYIWQDPKPDGSEPNNWESIFNGSTWEYDAHTGQYYFHLFSKKQPDLNWDNPDVRNAVFDMMNWWFDKGIDGFRVDAITHIKKTFEAGDLPVPEGKTYAPAFDVDMNQPGIQDWLQEMKDKSLSQYDIMTVGEANGVSPDNADEWVGEQNGKFNMIFQFEHLGLWNSGDSKFDVKSYKDILNRWQKQLEGKGWNALFIENHDQPRRVSTWGNDEQYWYESATSHAAVYFLQQGTPFIYQGQEIGMTNYPFESIETFNDVAVKNDYNIVKEQGGDVEALLAKYKDENRDNSRTPMQWDDSLNGGFTKGQPWFPVNPNYRTINVAQQLNDDHSVLQFYKDLIQLRKSDDIYVYGTFDLVDADNRNVFAYTRTLNDKKVLVVGNLTAEKSKLNTTFNESDLTIKLHNYDNNIDLNHLQPFEAFVAEIND
- the proC gene encoding pyrroline-5-carboxylate reductase — protein: MKLVFYGAGNMAQAIFTGIINSSNLDPNDIYLTNKSNEQALKDFATKLGVNYSYDDKQLLKDADYVFLGTKPHDFDALAERITEHVSESNRFISIMAGIPIDYIQQQLNCKNPIARIMPNTNAQVGHSVTGISFSTNFDPKSKDEVNDLVKAFGSVIEVSEDHLHQVTAITGSGPAFLYHVFEQYVKAGTKLGLEKEQVEESIRNLIIGTSKMIERSDLSMAQLRKNITSKGGTTQAGLDTLSQYDIVANFEDCLNAAVERSIELSNVED
- a CDS encoding IS30 family transposase; translated protein: MTQNHCNTIKHKGTHLTYEERIRIETLKDLGFSNRAIARELGRAPQTIHNEIKRGTTRQISRQKYQDKVYEYEQFQYIPSLAQQNYYKNRQRCGAQSLWRKNPHFIAWADDLMIQQRWSPEAVVACAHRENVFRKDLIPCVTTLYAWINDNIMATKNIHLLEKLKRRMSNQTYHRTHRRILGPSIEQRPQDVQSRQTFGHWEIDTVISTKDKSKPVILTLVERATRFEILKLINDKSAHSVSQGLTSIFKHLKSLTPHIFKSITADNGSEFASLYEEFGHDINIYFAHPFSSFERGTSENQHKMLRRFIPKGTDLSTVSQCRLKQVQQFMNDYPRKILGYDTAHHRMAQALKVLNLL
- the rnz gene encoding ribonuclease Z — its product is MDVTFFGTSAGLPTKERNTQAIALNLEPYSNSIWLFDVGEGTQHQILHHSLKLGKVSHIFITHMHGDHIFGLPGLLSSRSFQGGDGKPLTLIGPKGIKDFVEMSLSLSESHLNYAITYIEIDEDLSYSHEGFTVEARILNHGIPSYGYRIEAPETTGTINVQALRAIGLEPGPKYQEVKLQDTFEYNGHLYQSQDFRGQSKKGPIIAVFGDTKPCANEQYIAQNADLMIHEATYIEGEKTLANNYHHSHIDDVFELIKKAQVKHSLITHLSNRYNVEDIEQINQELQNSADTPHFSFVKDFDSFKI
- the zwf gene encoding glucose-6-phosphate dehydrogenase; this encodes MSTNNKHIPCLITIFGATGDLSHRKLFPSIFHLYQQDNLDEHIAIIGIGRRDLTNDDFRNQVKSSIQKHVKDTHKIDAFMEHVFYHKHDVSEEESYQELLTFSNKLDEEFKLQGNRLFYLAMAPQFFGVISDFLKSSGLTKTNGFKRLVIEKPFGSDLKSAEALNNQIRKSFKEEEIYRIDHYLGKDMVQNIEVLRFANAMFEPLWNNKYISNIQVTSSEVLGVEDRGGYYESSGALKDMVQNHMLQMVALLAMEAPISLNSDDIRAEKVKVLKSLRHLQPEDVKKNFVRGQYGEGYIDGEKVKAYRDEDRVADDSETPTFVSGKLTIDNFRWAGVPFYIRTGKRMKTKTIQVVVEFKEVPMNLYYETDKRLDSNLLVINIQPNEGVSLHLNAKKNTQGIETEPVQLSYSMSAQDKMNTVDAYENLLFDCLKGDATNFTHWEELKSTWKFVDAIQDQWNMIDPEFPNYVSGTNGPLESDLLLSRDGNQWWDDIH
- a CDS encoding NAD(P)/FAD-dependent oxidoreductase; translation: MAGGPAGLASALTLGRALKTTLVINNDSPRNKVTEHSHAFLTQDGVTPSTLRQSAQHDVDKYADVERLNDTVIDIKKIEQYFEVQTLNSTFKARKIMICTGLKQKLPTIEGIEDCYGKSVFYCPWCDGYELKDQSLIVSVPSEHIRFMAKLISNWVSDIVMNPSDGNHLTQEDIQYFQNKKIQLINGKIKRFEHDNGQLSHVIFEDGKTITRSADLVGIELDSHFNFLTSLNLKRADDDSIDIDEFGETSVRGVFVAGESSTIRPSQLIDAASSGNNIAKFVAMQIIDEDDIK
- a CDS encoding SDR family NAD(P)-dependent oxidoreductase, translated to MIGQHYVVTGGTSGLGKALVLKLLAKKVHVTLLVRDTNKAHQLYKNQYPELIKIVSCDLTCQEDIQHLANIFASLPNIDGFIYSAGMGYFKAIDQHNDKEMINTYQLNLIAFNLLLSVLRPFINDDGHIVGITSQAAFVTQAYAAHYGASKAAIYALLNALRLEEPTLHIMTVNTGPIATPFHQKADPSNTYAKKVEKLMINADELADKIIKGILNRQLEINAPRWMHYMLKMYQLAPRFAEKNFKRLFSNKVDKGE
- a CDS encoding aldo/keto reductase; translation: MQKNILKSGIELSELGLGCMSLGTDFKKAQPIIERAIEQGITYFDTADMYDKGVNEEIVGRALKKYQQRDDIVIGTKVGNRLTNNGDTTWDPSKAYIKEAVKGSLKRLGLDHLDLYQLHGGTIDDPLDETISAFDELKQEGIIRAYGISSIRPNVIDYYLKHSQIETIMSQFNLIDNRPEDLLDAIHDKNVKVLARGPVFKGLLTANSVDALDQKFKDGIFDYTHDELGETIASIKEIESNLTALTFNYLTSHDALGSIIVGASTVEQLDENIENYYKNVSLDQIKAARERVKDLQYTNHLIN
- a CDS encoding AraC family transcriptional regulator yields the protein MDVIKQIQQAIVYIEDRLLEPFNLQELSDYVGLSPYHLDQSFKMIVGLSPEAYARARKMTLAANDVVNGATRLMDIAKKYHYANSNDFANDFSDFHGVSPIQASTKKDELQIQKRLYIKLSTTERAPYRYRLEKTEDISLVGYVRFIETKDLSHPFNVPDFLEDLLIDGKIKELRRYNDISPFELFVVSCPLDDGLEIFVGVPSERYPAHLESRYLPSRHYAKFNLQGEIDYATNEAWYYIESSLQLTLPYERNSLYVEVYPLDITFEDSFTKIQLWVPVKQGSYHEY